The Daucus carota subsp. sativus chromosome 2, DH1 v3.0, whole genome shotgun sequence genome includes a window with the following:
- the LOC108206519 gene encoding brassinosteroid-responsive RING protein 1 → MGFPLGYTDLFFPKLLIHTLTLLSLLRKFISLLLRTLGLSDFLEPEVSWSTRPDSTVDEYSCVSAALMREFLPVVKYSDITDAPDSCAVCLYDFTPTDEIRRLTNCRHVFHRSCVDRWMDHDQKTCPLCRTPFISGDLQDEFNERLWAASGISDYYGEYSPISSNL, encoded by the coding sequence ATGGGCTTCCCACTGGGCTACACAGACCTCTTCTTCCCCAAGCTCCTAATCCACACTCTCACACTCCTCAGCCTGCTCCGCAAattcatctctctccttctccgCACTCTCGGCCTCTCCGACTTTCTCGAGCCCGAAGTCTCCTGGTCAACCCGACCCGACTCCACCGTCGACGAGTACTCCTGCGTCTCCGCCGCTCTAATGCGCGAGTTCCTCCCAGTCGTCAAATATTCAGACATAACCGACGCGCCTGACAGCTGCGCTGTCTGCCTGTACGATTTCACGCCAACCGATGAGATCCGACGGCTGACAAACTGCCGACACGTGTTCCACAGGAGCTGTGTGGACCGTTGGATGGATCATGATCAGAAGACGTGTCCGCTTTGTAGAACGCCGTTTATTTCGGGGGATTTGCAAGATGAGTTCAACGAGAGGCTGTGGGCTGCTTCGGGAATCTCGGATTATTACGGAGAGTACTCGCCGATTAGTTCGAATTTGTAG
- the LOC108210123 gene encoding uncharacterized protein LOC108210123: MTSQASYEKMQLRQNYRNLWHADLVSTMKVDTPYCCLALWCGPCVSYLLRKRALYNDMSRYVCCAGYMPCSGRCGESKCPEFCLCTEVLCCFGNSVASTRFLLQDEFNIQTTKCDNCIIGFMFCLQQVACIFSIVAMIVGSDELSEASQILNCAADLVYCTVCACMQTQHKIEMDKRDGMFGGQPMGVPPAQQMSRLDQPYPPTAGYPPPQPYGQQPYGYPPPQAQTYPPAGYPPQAQPYPPAGYPPQGYPK; encoded by the exons ATGACGTCTCAGGCAAGCTATGAGAAGATGCAGCTCCGTCAGAATTACCGCAATCTCTGGCACGCCGATCTCGTTTCCACCATGAAAGTCGACACTCCtt ATTGCTGCCTTGCCTTGTGGTG TGGACCATGTGTATCGTACCTGCTTCGCAAGCGTGCTCTTTACAATGATATGTCAAG GTACGTGTGCTGTGCTGGGTATATGCCCTGCAGTGGTCGGTGCGGTGAAAGTAAATGCCCCGAGTTTTGCCTTTGCACAGAG GTTCTCTGTTGCTTTGGAAATTCAGTAGCTTCAACTCGCTTTCTTCTGCAAGACGAGTTTAACATACAGACGACAAAGTGTGATAATTGCATCAtt GGTTTCATGTTTTGCCTTCAACAAGTCGCGTGCATATTTTCCATTGTTGCCATGATAGTTGGAAGTGATGAACTTTCTGAGGCCTCACAGATACTGAACTGTGCAGCTGATTTGGTCTACTGCAC GGTGTGCGCTTGTATGCAG ACGCAACACAAGATTGAAATGGATAAGCGAGACGGTATGTTTGGTGGACAGCCAATGGGAGTTCCCCCTGCTCAGCAGATGTCCCGGCTTGATCAGCCATATCCTCCCACTGCTGGATATCCTCCTCCACAGCCCTATGGGCAACAACCTTATGGCTATCCACCCCCTCAAGCTCAGACTTACCCTCCAGCAGGTTATCCGCCTCAAGCTCAGCCTTATCCTCCAGCAGGTTATCCTCCACAGGGCTATCCTAAATGA